GAGGAGCATCTGCCGATCCCAACATCGTGGAAGCGGCGCACCATACCCCGCGAACGCGGCATCGGCACGGACAAGCCGGCGCCAGGCGCCGGAATCCGTCACGGGTGCCTAGCCGGGGCTAATAGTCGAAGGGCACGTAGCTGGCGTCGGAGTAGCCCCAGCGGATGCATTGGATCAGATCGTCTGCGGCCCAGCGCAGGCCTTCATCCCAGCCGACCGGGCGGATCGGATCGACGCCCACCGCGCTCACGAGGGGCCCGCCGGTCGCGAGGCCGAAGAGGTTGAAGCGGATCCACGGCGAGAGCGCGAGGCCGGGCGTCTCCTCGACGCCCTGGATCAGCTCCAGCGGGCGCTCGTAGTACCAGATGCCCGCGATGCGGAAGAGCTCCCGGGCGTAGGCCTCCTTCTCCATCCAGCAGCGCTGCTCCTCGAGCGCCGGCGGATAGGCGGACGCCGGCGGGTACGCCTCGGCGTAGGGCTGGGAGTAGGGGTAGGCCTCCGAAGGCGCGGCAGGCTGCGCCGGCGCGGGTGGGGCCGCCGGGGCCCGGGCCGGAGCGGCGGGCGCCACGGGCTTGGGAAACGGGACCTTCATCACGGTGAGGGAGCCGGTGGCGCCGGGCTCTTCAGGCCCCGATTCGATCCGGTACCAGCCGCCCGGGATCTGGATCGTCTCGCCGACGGGCGGCGGGGCAGGGAGGATCTCGGTCGTCGCCTCGCGGCTCGAGATCGTGCCGGAGACGTCCTGGCCCTGATCCTCCCCCGGAGGAGCGGCCAGGGCGTCCCCGCAGATCAGCAGGCCCGCCGCGAGGACCCCGAACGAGGAAGTGGCACGCATGCGAGCCTCCTTCCTCGAAAGCTAGGCGTGGAGTCAGGTCCGGACACGCCCCGAACCCTCCCGGGTCAGAACGGATCGCCCTCCGACTTCCGCTTCTTGGGTGCCTTCCGAGCGCTCCTCCACTTTCGGGGCGGCCCCTCCGCCCGGAGGATCGCGAGGTAGTCGGTGCTCGTGTTGCCGATTCGCGCCGGGCGGACGCCTGCCAGCATCCCGAGCCGCTGGAGGAAAGCCTCGATCGACGCGCCCGCCGGCCGGAGGGCCTCGAGCACCGCGTCCTGCGCCTCGAATGCCAGCCGGAGCGCCGAGACGTCGTGGGCGCTCGCGAGACCGCGGCGGACGAGATCCTGGAAGGAGTTGGCCAGGGAGACGAGCGAGTAGCCGTACCCCTGGGTGAGCTCGGCCGCGATGCGGGCCACCGCCACTGGACCGATCCGTCCATCGATCATCAGGAGGATGGCGGCCTGGAAGTAGTTGTAGATCGGCACGACCCTGCCGTCGTAGGCGTCGAAGCGGGCGGGGGGCGTGAACGAATCCAGGTGGATGAAGATCCGGTCCACCGCGGGAGGCCCCTTGGGGATCCTCACCGCGAGATCCAGGGTGCGGGCCGTGTCGTCGTCGTAGAGGCCGCAGTGGTCCAGGATCTGCGCGAGCTCGCTCACCGGGATCCTGCCCGCGATCAGATCCGCATAGAGCGAGTAGACGAAGGCGTCGGCCTCGGCGTCGTCGCCGAAGAGCGTCTCTCTCGAGGTCGGGCTCACCCGCGTCCGCCCGTCGAGGAGCGCCGGGAGCTTGTAGCCGACCTGATCGCGGATGGCCCGGAAGCGCCCGCGGAAGAGGTTCTCCATGTTGGGCTTCAGCACGAGCTCGTCGAGCTCCACGCCGTCGAGGCGCATCTTCTCCTCGAGGGTGCGCCGCATCTGCCTGGGCGAGCCGCTGATGATGCAGACCCGCGTCTCGCCCGCCGACTGGAGCTCACGCAGGAGAGCGGCGCTCCCTGCGACGTTGACCTTGGCGTTCGCCTTCTCGAGCGCCGTGCGGATGAGGCCGCGCAGGCTGTCGAAGTCGGTCCGAAGGTAGGTCTTGTCGAGATCCCAGCGGTAGACGTGCCGAACTTCCCCCACTTCCTACCCCTCCGCCGCCATTCGAACGTCGTCCTCGGGCCAGGCGGCTTGGCCGCCCATCGCTCCGGTCAGATTCGCAACCACCGCCTTGGCCGCGACCTTTCCCGCGTTCACGAGGGCCTGCTCCCTCGAGCGGCCGTGGGCCTTGATCACCACGCGATCGAAGCCGAGGATCGGCGCGCCGCCGTATTGCTGCCAGTCGGTGACGCGCTTGAGCTGCCGGATCCCGCCGGAGAGCATGGTGATCCCCATCCTCCAGAGGAGCCGCTCCTTGTACGCGTAGCGCGCGAGCTCGAGGACCGTCTCCGAGACGCCCTCGAGCATCTTGATCACGACGTTCCCCACGAAGCCGTTGGTCACCACCACGTCGGCGACGCCCCTGGGGATGTCCAGGCCCTCGATGTTCCCCACGAAGTCGATTCCGGGGAGGGTCCGCAGGAGTCGATGCGCCTCTACGACCTCGTCGGGCCCCTTCTCCTCCTCGGTGCCGGTGGAGAGGAGCGCGACACGAGGCATGGGGTTTCGGGAGATCACCCGGGCGTACGCCGATCCCAGCTCCGCGAAGGTGACCAGATCCTCCGCGGTGGCCTCGAGGCCGGCGCCCACGTCGAGGATCAGCGAGAAGGGATCCGACTTGCCGCCCCGCCGCCGCTCGGTGGGGAAGACCGAGGCGAGCGCCGCCCGCTTCACCCCGGGGAGGAGGCGCATGGACTGTCGGCAGGCGAGGACCGCGGCGCCCGTGTTCCCCGCCGTGACGAGCGCGTCGGCGACACCGTCCGCGACCAGCTTCGCCGCCACCGCGATCGACGCGTCGGACTTTCGCTCGAGGGCGATGGCAGGGATCTCTCCCATGCCGATCGCCTGAGACGCGTGGTGGACCGCGATGCGTTCCGGGTTGTGCCGGGATTGGGCGAGCAGCCCGGAGAGGATCGGCTCGTCACCCACCAGGACGACCTGGAGCGTGGATTCCAGGGAGAGGCGGGCGGCGGCGCGCACGACTTCGGTCGGCGCGAAGTCTCCGCCCATGGCGTCGAACGCGATGGTGGGGCCAAGCATGGACCCATCGTAGCGGCGTGCTCTTCGCCGGACCACATTGGAGCTGCGAGGGGATGTCAGCCGTTGGATTCCCGCTGCGGGGCTGTCTTCTTTATGTGACGACGATCGGCACCCGTGGTCTTGGATGCCGTTCGCTCGCCCGGCTCGGGCGAGGGCGAAATGGGACGCCTCGCGCCGCCGATTCGGGCGACGACGCGAGGCGGAGACGGAATTTCAGTGGAAGCAGGCGGCGTATTCCGGGCAGCCCATCAGGCAGGTGTTGGCCTGTAGGAGCTGGAGGCCGCACTTGCCCAGCAGGCAGACGAAGTCAGGCGGCATGAGCGCACATCCGCTCTGCATCGCGCAGGCGAGCACGGCGTTGTCACCCATGAGACAGCCGCTCGCCACGTCGGGGCACTGCACGAGGCCTTCGGCGAGGCAGGTCGCGCATTCGTCCGAGGTCAGGTCGGCGAGGGTGCAGGCCGGGCCCGAGCTGCCTCCGGAGCCGCCCGTGGCGCCGCTTCCGCCCTCACCGCCGCTCCCGCCGGCTCCGCCGGTTTCGCCATCACCGCCGCTCCCGCCGACCGGGCCGGGCTCTCCGCCCTTACCGCCGGTGCCCCCATGCACGTCGCCGCCGGCGCCGCCGGTGCCGTTGCCCGAGGTCAAATCTTCGTCGCATCCCAGCCCGGTCCAGGCGAAGACGAGAAACGCCGAAGCGCACACGATGGCACTGCGGAACCTACGATTCATGGAAGCTCTCCTTTGGCGAGGCGCTCGGCGCGCCTCACGCGATGCTCAGTTCCGACAAGCGTTGAAGCCATCGGCCGTGCAGTCGAAGTCGGTCAGGCACGCGATGTAGGAGTCGCTCCAGCTCTGGAAGGGGCACTGGGCCTTGCAGGTGGCGATGTCGATGGCCTGTCCGTTGACGGTGAACGGCGCCATCTCACAAGTCTTGTACACGTGGTCGCACATCCGATCGCACTCGCTCGTGTGCGAGCAGGCCTGGGCCCTCGTCGCGTCGCAGTCGGCGTCGGAGATGCACCCGACCATTCGGGACGGGAGTTGATTGCAGGCCGTCACGCAGCTCGCCAGGTCGTCCGCGCCAGCCAGCCGCAAGCCGCAGCCGTCCTCGAAGAGCCTGCCGCACATCTTGTCGCAGGGAGTCGCCTGGGGGCCTCCCCCGCTTCCACCTGCGTTTCCTCCGCCGGAACCGCCGGGCGAACCGTCGTCGGACGTATCACCGCACGCGGCCGAGACCGCGGCGAGGAGGAACACGACAGCGAGGAACATCGTCGAGACGACTCTGCGCATCTGGGAGCTCCCTTCGGGCGTTTCGGCGAGCGTAGCGCGACGGTACGAGCCGGTTCAAGGAGCGCCGTCGTCCCCGTGCGACGAAGTGTCGTCGAGACCGGCGCCGCAGGGCGGGAGCGCTTCGGCGGCTCGGCGGAGCTCGTCGGGATCCGAG
The Vulgatibacter incomptus DNA segment above includes these coding regions:
- a CDS encoding phosphatase domain-containing protein gives rise to the protein MGEVRHVYRWDLDKTYLRTDFDSLRGLIRTALEKANAKVNVAGSAALLRELQSAGETRVCIISGSPRQMRRTLEEKMRLDGVELDELVLKPNMENLFRGRFRAIRDQVGYKLPALLDGRTRVSPTSRETLFGDDAEADAFVYSLYADLIAGRIPVSELAQILDHCGLYDDDTARTLDLAVRIPKGPPAVDRIFIHLDSFTPPARFDAYDGRVVPIYNYFQAAILLMIDGRIGPVAVARIAAELTQGYGYSLVSLANSFQDLVRRGLASAHDVSALRLAFEAQDAVLEALRPAGASIEAFLQRLGMLAGVRPARIGNTSTDYLAILRAEGPPRKWRSARKAPKKRKSEGDPF
- the plsX gene encoding phosphate acyltransferase PlsX — translated: MLGPTIAFDAMGGDFAPTEVVRAAARLSLESTLQVVLVGDEPILSGLLAQSRHNPERIAVHHASQAIGMGEIPAIALERKSDASIAVAAKLVADGVADALVTAGNTGAAVLACRQSMRLLPGVKRAALASVFPTERRRGGKSDPFSLILDVGAGLEATAEDLVTFAELGSAYARVISRNPMPRVALLSTGTEEEKGPDEVVEAHRLLRTLPGIDFVGNIEGLDIPRGVADVVVTNGFVGNVVIKMLEGVSETVLELARYAYKERLLWRMGITMLSGGIRQLKRVTDWQQYGGAPILGFDRVVIKAHGRSREQALVNAGKVAAKAVVANLTGAMGGQAAWPEDDVRMAAEG